The DNA region TCAAGACAGCTGCTCGGATCCTCCAATCCTCACACCTTCTGTTCTACGGTACAGCGGACACTTAGAAGGCGGTAACAGCCTCGATCATGAACCCACGGAACTTGCCACCGTTCCGGATGTCGGTGCGGACGAAGCCTTCGTACTTCTGCTCCACCAGCTCCGCCTTGAGCAGCAGACTGGGCGTGATGAACCAGCCACCACCCACGTTGCCGCGCGTCACGGTGACATCGCTGTTCGCGCCGCCGAGGTTACCCGTCACCCGGTTCCACCGCGCACCCAGGAAGAGCTTCTCATCCTGCAGGAAGCGGTACACGCCTTCCGCCATCACCTGATCGACTTCACGCAGCGCGGTTTCCGACGCCGAGCGACCCTTCGCCTTCTCGTACATGCCGAAGACTTCCGCACCCTTCACCTTGATGAACGGGTTGATCATGTACGCGCTCAGCTTGTCGCTGAATCCCGGGTTGATGCGTCCCGAGGTGAAGTTCGCCGACTCGGTGGCCTTGTCGTTCTCGAGCACGAAGTAGTAGCGCGAGCCCGCGCGGTCACCGCTGTAGAGCGTGTTGCTGATGGCGCTGCCCTGGTTGCGCCACGAGCCCGAGAGACGCACCCGCACGTCGTCGTTGAGTTGACGGTCGAAGCCGAGCTTCGCCATCGCTGCCGGCGAGCGATCTGCGGGACGCGTGATGTTGCCGCGGATCTCACCGTTGGTCAGCGCCACCACACCAAAAAGCCCCTTGTGCTGCAGCACCGCTTCCGCCCCCACTTCCGTGGTGAACGCGTCCATGATGGCGTTGCCCACGAACGGATTGAACAGGGCCTGACCGTTGTCGGAGCGCTTGAAGTGGAAGTCGCCGTAGTTCACTTCGAAGTGACCGATCTTGACCGTCGTGTACTTCATGAGCGTGTTCAGGATCGGCATGTCGATGGGCGACTCGTCGATCTGGATGAAGCCGTCCTTGACCCAGGTTTCGTTGTGATGACGCGCCGACAGGTAGCTGGTGAGCTGAACCCGGATGCCCTTGGCCAGCTGCGCATGCATGTACAGGTTGGCCGTCGCGTTGTTGAAGCCGTTGCTGATGGGCATCAGCTTGTTCCGGTTCGGATTGGCGGCGGAACCTGCGTTGCCCGGCGACGGCTGCACGGCCGGCACGGCCACGACATCCGCCGTGTTTTCGTGCGCGAGGCCCTGGAACTGCTGGGTGAACGCCGCGCCCTAGGCGAGCTTGAAGCCGGTGTACGGCGCGCCGGCCTCCTTGCTGGTTTCAAACACGTTGAGGCCGCGCTTGTCCTGTGGACGCATGTACTGCACGTCACGCGGCGGCTGCGTGCCGGCCGGATCGGCCTGCTGCGCGGAGAGCGGCGTCGCCAGAGGCGCGATCATCGCGCCGAGTGTGACGCCAAGGGTGGTGAAGCGGAGGCGACGAGTGCGGGACATATGACGGAGTCCGATGATGTGGAGGAGTGGACTGAACGACAGGGAACCAACGAACCGCGAGCGCACGGGACGACAGTCAGTCGAGCGCGGTCGCACTACTCTTCTGCAGCAGCAAATCGAAGTGCACGTTGACGACGGGTCCCACCTTCATCGTGCCGAGCATGAGCGTCGGCGGCTTGATGCCCCAGTCGGTCATCTTCACGGGCACCTTGCCCGTCACGCGCAGTGCGCCATCGCTCGCGGCTGCGAATTGCACCGGTACCGTGATGGGCAGCGTCTGCCCCGCCAGTTGCAGCGTACCCTGCAGGCTGCCCGACACCGTGCTGCCGCGCTCGACGCTGTAGTTCTCCATCGCGAAGCGAATGGTGGCGTGCTCCTTGGCCTTGAGCGCCTTCCACATGTGCTCGTTCATCGTGCCGTTCTTGCACTCGAGCTTTGACACGGGGAAGTCGACCTGCACCTGACCTGCGACCTTGCGCCCATCAAGCACCGCAGCGATGACACCGTCGTCACTGGGAACCAGCGTGGCGTCGATGCGGTCGGCCGAGCAGTTCCACGAGCGAACGGTGGAGGTGCCGTCGAACCAGAGGCGACTGCCTTCGCGAAGCGCGAGCGGGCTCGCCATGGGGACGGGCGTGGCGGCGATGAGGGTCACCGCGGCGGTCAGTATAGCGAGATGCGAAAGCGGGGCACGCATCGGGAAGTCTCCAGCAAGCGGGAATCGTCCAGGCATTCATCGACGGCAGTCGCCGGCGTCAGTCGCCTGTGGACATGAGATTCGCACTTTGGCCAGTCACACAAGGTCGGGTGTCTCTTGAACTTTCGTGCGGGTTGCCGCCCAGCCGTGTCAGGTGGAATCCGACACCGCGGTGCAGTTCCGCACACCGGCCGCACGATGCTGCGTCAGCGTCAGCGTCGTCGTGCCCACGATGGGCATCTTGCTCACGATGCGAATGGGCATGCGGCAGGGCGACACATCGATGTTGAGCTTGATGAGTCCGATGCCCTTGAAGTGCTTGGGGTCCCGCACATGCATGACCACCACGCGCGTGCGGAAGGTGCCCGCATCCGTCTCCAGCATTTCCTCGGCGCCGACACTCACCAGCGTGGGGTTGCGCCGTTCGTCGTAGTGGCGATTGAACTGGAAGGTGCTGTCACGGTCGAGCGGCAGTGTGCGCACGAAGTACAGAAAGGACAGCTCGTCGAGCGGTGATGTGGCGCCCAGCGGCTCGCCGACGCTGTCGCCCGAGACGCGCCAGCGTTTGGCGTGCGTATCGATGTCCACCTGTTCGTCGGCACGTGAGAGGGGATGACGCTCCCGCTTCTCGAAGCGCGTGCTGGCCATGCGCGCCGGGTCGAACCATGACGTGGTGCGATCGGTGGCGCTGATGAAGCCGCGACGTGCGCGCATTTCCGACACAAAGCGCCACGGGGCCGGTTCATCGGCCGTCGCCGCTTCGACGCGCATTTCGCCCGTGCCGATGTTGCCGCCGCGGGCCACGTTCACGCGAAACTGCAGCACCTCACCGATCGCAAACGGCAGGCCCACGGGTCCTGCGTGCTTGGCTCGGGCCGGGCCGTTCTCCGGCGAGGCAGCCGACGCGCCCGTTGCAGCCACGGGCTGCGCGGCAGCCGGCCAGGGGAACACGAGAAGCCCGGCGAGTACCAGGCGGCGTATCGGGGAAATGCCCATACGAGACAGTGTCGCCTCGCTCGCCCCGCGAAAGCAGCGGGACAATGCCGCCTTTGCGTAGGACTTCCCCCGACGGAGCGCCGAGGGTGGGTCTCAATCAGTTCCGACGCGGTACGGCGATCTCGACGACGGGAAACCAGAAGACGGCCAGCGGCGCGGCGCCCGACGTGACCGTCATACGCACAAAAGGCCCGGTCGGCAAAGCCGCGCCGGCATTGAGAAAGACTCCGTCTTCGATGAGACCGGTGACGGCCGCCATGCCAAGAAACTCGTCGTGGACGAGCACCTGCACCGCCTGACCGTCAGCATAGGCCTGCTGCGATTGACCCTGAATGGCCAGCGCTGAACGCACCCGCTCGGGCGAGGCCCAGAACTGCGCGAGGGATCCCCGCTCCGGTGCGGTACCTCGAACCCGGTCAGGCTGCACCTGGCGCAGCACGCGATGGGCGTGCGCGACCAGTTCCCCCACCACTGGTGGGGTAAGCGGCATAAGGCCTGCACCGTCCTGGCATCGGGTGTCCGGGGTGCTCAAACAGACTCCGAAAGTGGTCAGCCTGCGAATAATACCGATGGGTCCGGAAAAACCAACAACGTTAGGACCCGAGCGAGCGGTTTCTTCGAAGAAGCGCCAGAAGCCGGTGCGCGACCCGAAAGAACGTCCGATGTGCCGAGAACCACACATCGTGTTGCAAAACAACAAGTTGCGTTGTCCTTCCCGGTATCGGGCGGATTCCGGAAGTCGGCTAAATGACGCCACGATGAGCGTCGGTTCGGACCGCGTGTTCTTAGGACTCTGTATTCTTACACAATTAGGACTCGGAAACCAAGGGCCCACCATGACGGATTGATGGCTCGGGTTGATTCCGGCGGAGTTCGGAGAATTTTCGGGAAGGTTTCCCCATCCGCAATGCAAAGCGCCCAGCCCTCATGACGAGAGGCTGGGCGCGAGCCAACGAGCGGGTGGATCCGGGTGAAGCGAGCCATTCGCGGGCTCGCCGCCAGAAGGGCTCAGGGGCGAGCCGGACCCATGATGTTGCGAGTGTAGAGCGCGATGACGATCGCGATGAGCGCGATCTGCCCGATCGGTCCAATGGCCAGGATGACCTTGAAGATCGAAGAGATCAGCAGCAGCGGCAGCTTGATCAGCGGCAGCAGGAAGTCCGCGTTGGCGGGATGGCTGAAGAAGGGCATCGCGAGAGTTGGCCTCGGTTGGAAGTCAGGGCGGAAACTTAAGGGTGGCCGGCCGGCTGGTGGAAGCGGGGGCAGACCGGAAACTGGGCCGTCAACTCAGCCCTGCACCGCGTCATGGGCGATAATGCCAAAATCCTGATGACCATGCCCCTCGGCGATCACGGCATCCATGCGAGCGGCGATCGAGGGCAGCGTCGCCAAGGGGCGCTCCCCAACCGTCTCGAGCATGAGTCGGATATCCTTGCGGGCCATGAGCAGCTCGAAGCTGGCGTCGAAGTTGCCCTCGGACATCTTGCGGCCGCGATTCTGCAGCATGCTGCCCGGATTGAAGAACTCGAGCAGCTTGAGCGCATCCGGTGCGCTGACGCCCGTGCCCTGCCCAATGGTGAACACGTCGGAGACGAGGGCGCCGAGGCCGATGATGAAGGCGTTGCCCATGAGCTTGTAGGCCGCCGCGAGATCGGGGCGTTCGCCCCAATACACGACCTTCTCGGCTTGCTGTTCCAGCGCGGACCGCACCTGCTCATAGAGTGCCGCCGGGCCCGACACCGTGATGATGCCCTGCCCCTTGCGTGCGGCCGCCGGCCCAATGAACACCGGGCAGTGCAGGTACTGCACACCGTCGGCCAAGAGACGCGTGACACGCTCTGCGGTGCTTGCTGGCTGCGTGGTGGTATGGTCGACGATGACCGCATCGGGCGCGAGACCTGGTCTGAGCGCCGCGACCACCTCTTCGACGACGGGATCGTCCTTGAGCACGAGATGCACCCGCGAGGCACCGCGCACGGCATCGGCCGGTGTATCCGCCACGCTCGCGCCAAAGGCCAGAAGGGCCTCGGCTTTGCTGCGGGTGCGATTCCAGACGGAGACGGTGTCGCCGCGCTGCAAGGCGGCTTCGACGAAGGCGCTGCCGAGCAGGCCGGTACCGAGATAGGCGATGTGGGGCATGGAGGGGAATCTATGTTGGCTGGCGCTGCGCAGAGGTTCGGGGAAAAGAAGGTGTGAGGATAGGAGGATCCGGGGATAAGAGGGGCGGGCGTCGAGGGACTCCCGGTTGGCGAGTCCCTCGACGCCCGCCTCTCCAATCCTCAGATCCTCGTATCCTCACACCTTCTGTTTCACGAGGCCCAGCCGCCCACCAAACACGGAAGGCAAGACAAACAAAACCCCGAGCGTGCCTGCAACGGTTCCCCCCGCCGTGGCCAGTGCAATGGCACCGAACAGCGTGTCCGTGCCCGTGCCCACCGAAAGCGGAATGAGTGACGCCAGTGCCGCCGCCGTCACAATGACAATCATGCCCACGCGATCGAGCAGCGCGCGCAGCAGTACGCCACGCGTGAGACGGCCATACTTGCGCCTGAGCGGCAGCACCGCGTCCACAAGCAGAATGGTCTGATTGACCGCCAGACCGACCACGAGAATGACGCCCACGGCCGCCTCGCGCGTGAACGGCGCCTTGGCCAGCCAGAACGCTGCGGCCACACCAGCCAGGGCGAGTGGCAATGACACGAACACCATGCCTGCCGCCCACACACTGTCAAACACCAACGCCACGGCCAGCAGCACCAGCGTCACGCCGATACCAAACACCAGCCACAGTCCCTTGGCGCTTTCTTCGCTCTCAAAGGCAAAGCCTGAACTGAGATCGCGGATCTCATAACCCGCCGGCGCCGAGACGGACTTCATGAACGCCTCGTGCGTGCGACGTGCCAGTCGTGCTGGGCCCCGGAAGTCATACACCAGTTGCCTCACATACTGCTGGTCTTCCCGCACCACGCTGCCCAATGCCTCCCGCTCAGCCACCACAGCGACGTCGCGAATGCGCACGGGCGCACCGCTGGGGGTGGGGATGAGCGCATCCTGCAATTCATCGAGGGAACGCGCCGATGCGCCAATGGCCTTGACGGTAACGGGCAGTTCTTCGCCATCGATGTCCACGGGCTGACGACCGACGGGGCCACGCACTTCGCGTGAGACGGCCTGCATGAATTGCAGCGCGTTGAGCCCATAGCGTGTGAGCGCACGGCGATCGGGCTCGATGCTGACCTGCGAGCCGCGTTCACTGGAGAACCAGCCCCCACTGGTGATACGGATGTCGCGCACACGCACATTGGTGGCGAGGCGACTGGCCAGGTCTTCGCCGATCTGCTGCAGACCCGCGTAGTTGAAGCCGCGCAACTGAATACGGAACGACGCGAAGCTGCCCCCGCCACCGCCACTGGAGAAGGCCGGCCCTTCGCCCACCACACTGATGTTGGCTCCACCCACGAGTACGGCACGCTGCGTGAGCAGTTCCTGCATCTCGAGCGGTGCCGCGCTGAACCCGCCCTCGCGCGTGAACACCACCGTCATCTGCGCGCCGGTGCCACCCGATGATGTGGCCCGTACCTGCTCCACCTCGGGACGCCCCACCACCAGCGCCTCGAACTCGGCCATGGCCGCATCGAGTGTGACGGGGTCGGAGCCACGCGGAAAGTTGATGTATACGGAGAGCGTCGTGCGGCGATCGCCCCAGAAGTTGAAACTGGAACGCGGCACCTTGACCACGAATCCGTAGCTCAGCACGCCCAGTGCGCCCG from Gemmatimonas sp. UBA7669 includes:
- a CDS encoding YceI family protein, with translation MRAPLSHLAILTAAVTLIAATPVPMASPLALREGSRLWFDGTSTVRSWNCSADRIDATLVPSDDGVIAAVLDGRKVAGQVQVDFPVSKLECKNGTMNEHMWKALKAKEHATIRFAMENYSVERGSTVSGSLQGTLQLAGQTLPITVPVQFAAASDGALRVTGKVPVKMTDWGIKPPTLMLGTMKVGPVVNVHFDLLLQKSSATALD
- a CDS encoding DUF3108 domain-containing protein yields the protein MGISPIRRLVLAGLLVFPWPAAAQPVAATGASAASPENGPARAKHAGPVGLPFAIGEVLQFRVNVARGGNIGTGEMRVEAATADEPAPWRFVSEMRARRGFISATDRTTSWFDPARMASTRFEKRERHPLSRADEQVDIDTHAKRWRVSGDSVGEPLGATSPLDELSFLYFVRTLPLDRDSTFQFNRHYDERRNPTLVSVGAEEMLETDAGTFRTRVVVMHVRDPKHFKGIGLIKLNIDVSPCRMPIRIVSKMPIVGTTTLTLTQHRAAGVRNCTAVSDST
- a CDS encoding NAD(P)-dependent oxidoreductase, whose product is MPHIAYLGTGLLGSAFVEAALQRGDTVSVWNRTRSKAEALLAFGASVADTPADAVRGASRVHLVLKDDPVVEEVVAALRPGLAPDAVIVDHTTTQPASTAERVTRLLADGVQYLHCPVFIGPAAARKGQGIITVSGPAALYEQVRSALEQQAEKVVYWGERPDLAAAYKLMGNAFIIGLGALVSDVFTIGQGTGVSAPDALKLLEFFNPGSMLQNRGRKMSEGNFDASFELLMARKDIRLMLETVGERPLATLPSIAARMDAVIAEGHGHQDFGIIAHDAVQG